One stretch of Arachis hypogaea cultivar Tifrunner chromosome 20, arahy.Tifrunner.gnm2.J5K5, whole genome shotgun sequence DNA includes these proteins:
- the LOC112785107 gene encoding uncharacterized protein isoform X1, which translates to MWRKKSIFFDLPYWESNLLRHNLDVMHIEKNVCDNVLYTLLNETGRSKDNLKARKDLKEMGIRKDLWPDENGRYHPSLFTMSNSMKDIFLRTIKNIRVPDGLLSNISRCVDLKQRKLSGLKSHDCHVLMQQLLPIAIRNVLPDKVTAVLIELSSFFQQLCSKSLSLTELEKLQPRIILTLCHLEMLFPPSFFTIMVHLTCHLVDEAKLGGPVHYRWMYPIERYLGHLKSYVRNKAKSEGSIAEGYVAEEALTFCSRYLEGIETRFNRPPRVDDRPDDNYSTHVDSLFPQIGNSKGAFTVFELSPMEKKQAHRYVVLNCPYVKPFIDDFKDFVRRRSKGRRPSNVEIEKRVNKDFVTWFPAQFMNPDIMNTVHEDLRYLARGPSRYAKRFSTFSINGFSFRTTNRDNGLKTQNSGVFLMSSTPCVASASDADVRNADLSYYGKLEDIIELNYNGQFRVTLFKCKWADTTRERGCRKDNWGFTSVNFSQVIHSGDQEEDDPYIEASQARMVYFVNNEVNKDWSVVMHLKPRDSYDMGGNEDDEACENEPWLEQNLDSLFENGDNLSLLRDEVDDELLDNDIGEDEHMSE; encoded by the exons ATGTGGAGGAAGAAAAGCATATTTTTTGATCTTCCTTATTGGGAGTCTAACTTATTGCGCCACAATCTAGATGTTATGCATATTGAAAAGAATGTTTGCGACAATGTGTTATACACTTTGCTCAATGAGACTGGAAGGTCAAAGGATAATCTCAAAGCTCGTAAGGATCTTAAAGAAATGGGTATAAGAAAAGATTTATGGCCAGATGAAAATGGGAGATATCATCCATCTTTGTTCACAATGTCAAATTCCATGAAAGATATATTCTTGCGTACTATAAAGAATATTAGAGTACCAGATGGTCTCTTGAGTAATATTTCACGGTGTGTTGACCTGAAGCAAAGAAAGCTCTCTGGATTGAAGAGCCATGATTGCCACGTTCTTATGCAGCAACTATTACCCATTGCCATACGTAATGTGCTGCCAGATAAAGTTACTGCAGTGCTAATAGAGTTGTCTTCATTCTTTCAACAGTTGTGCTCTAAAAGCTTAAGTCTTACAGAACTTGAGAAGCTCCAACCTCGAATAATCCTTACCCTTTGTCATTTAGAAATGTTGTTCCCTCCTTCCTTCTTTACAATCATGGTTCATTTAACCTGTCATCTAGTTGATGAAGCAAAACTCGGAGGACCAGTACACTATAGGTGGATGTATCCTATTGAGAG GTATTTAGGTCATTTGAAGTCCTATGTACGAAACAAAGCTAAATCAGAAGGTTCTATAGCTGAGGGATACGTGGCTGAAGAAGCTCTTACATTTTGCTCTCGATACTTAGAAGGGATTGAGACAAGATTTAATAGGCCACCACGTGTTGATGATCGTCCGGATGATAATTATAGTACACATGTGGATTCCCTTTTTCCACAAATAGGAAACTCAAAGGGAGCTTTCACAGTATTTGAGTTGTCACCTATGGAAAAAAAACAAGCACATCGATATGTGGTTTTAAATTGTCCATATGTCAAACCGTTCATTGA TGACTTCAAAGATTTTGTACGAAGACGATCTAAGGGTAGAAGGCCTTCAAATGTAGAGATAGAAAAAAGAGTCAATAaagattttgttacttggtttcctGCGCAG TTTATGAACCCAGATATTATGAATACTGTGCATGAGGATTTGAGATACTTAGCAAGGGGTCCATCACGATATGCCAAGAGGTTTTCTACATTTAGTATTAATGGGTTCTCCTTTCGAACTACCAATCGAGACAATGGGTTAAAGACCCAGAATAGTGGAGTTTTTTTAATGTCTTCAACTCCTTGTGTTGCTAGCGCTAGTGATGCTGATGTTAGGAATGCTGATTTGTCATATTATGGCAAACTAGAAGATATTATAGAACTAAACTACAATGGCCAATTTCGGGTTACTTTATTCAAATGTAAATGGGCTGACACCACTAGAGAACGGGGCTGTAGAAAGGATAATTGGGGTTTTACTTCTGTTAATTTTTCACAAGTAATACACAGTGGTGACCAAGAGGAGGATGATCCGTATATTGAAGCCTCACAAGCTCGAATGGTGTATTTTGTCAATAATGAAGTGAATAAAGATTGGAGTGTTGTCATGCATTTGAAGCCAAGAGATTCATATGATATGGGGGGAAATGAAGATGATGAAGCATGCGAGAATGAGCCATGGTTAGAGCAAAACTTAGATTCTTTATTTGAAAATGGTGATAATCTATCATTGTTAAGAGATGAGGTAGATGATGAACTACTAGATAATGACATTGGAGAAGACGAACACATGTCAGAAtag
- the LOC112785107 gene encoding uncharacterized protein isoform X2, which yields MWRKKSIFFDLPYWESNLLRHNLDVMHIEKNVCDNVLYTLLNETGRSKDNLKARKDLKEMGIRKDLWPDENGRYHPSLFTMSNSMKDIFLRTIKNIRVPDGLLSNISRCVDLKQRKLSGLKSHDCHVLMQQLLPIAIRNVLPDKVTAVLIELSSFFQQLCSKSLSLTELEKLQPRIILTLCHLEMLFPPSFFTIMVHLTCHLVDEAKLGGPVHYRWMYPIERYLGHLKSYVRNKAKSEGSIAEGYVAEEALTFCSRYLEGIETRFNRPPRVDDRPDDNYSTHVDSLFPQIGNSKGAFTVFELSPMEKKQAHRYVVLNCPYVKPFIDDFKDFVRRRSKGRRPSNVEIEKRVNKDFVTWFPAQFMNPDIMNTVHEDLRYLARGPSRYAKRFSTFSINGFSFRTTNRDNGLKTQNSGVFLMSSTPCVASASDADVRNADLSYYGKLEDIIELNYNGQFRVTLFKCKWADTTRERGCRKDNWGFTSVNFSQVIHSGDQEEDDPYIEASQARMVYFVNNEVNKDWSVVMHLKPRDSYDMGGNEDDEACENEP from the exons ATGTGGAGGAAGAAAAGCATATTTTTTGATCTTCCTTATTGGGAGTCTAACTTATTGCGCCACAATCTAGATGTTATGCATATTGAAAAGAATGTTTGCGACAATGTGTTATACACTTTGCTCAATGAGACTGGAAGGTCAAAGGATAATCTCAAAGCTCGTAAGGATCTTAAAGAAATGGGTATAAGAAAAGATTTATGGCCAGATGAAAATGGGAGATATCATCCATCTTTGTTCACAATGTCAAATTCCATGAAAGATATATTCTTGCGTACTATAAAGAATATTAGAGTACCAGATGGTCTCTTGAGTAATATTTCACGGTGTGTTGACCTGAAGCAAAGAAAGCTCTCTGGATTGAAGAGCCATGATTGCCACGTTCTTATGCAGCAACTATTACCCATTGCCATACGTAATGTGCTGCCAGATAAAGTTACTGCAGTGCTAATAGAGTTGTCTTCATTCTTTCAACAGTTGTGCTCTAAAAGCTTAAGTCTTACAGAACTTGAGAAGCTCCAACCTCGAATAATCCTTACCCTTTGTCATTTAGAAATGTTGTTCCCTCCTTCCTTCTTTACAATCATGGTTCATTTAACCTGTCATCTAGTTGATGAAGCAAAACTCGGAGGACCAGTACACTATAGGTGGATGTATCCTATTGAGAG GTATTTAGGTCATTTGAAGTCCTATGTACGAAACAAAGCTAAATCAGAAGGTTCTATAGCTGAGGGATACGTGGCTGAAGAAGCTCTTACATTTTGCTCTCGATACTTAGAAGGGATTGAGACAAGATTTAATAGGCCACCACGTGTTGATGATCGTCCGGATGATAATTATAGTACACATGTGGATTCCCTTTTTCCACAAATAGGAAACTCAAAGGGAGCTTTCACAGTATTTGAGTTGTCACCTATGGAAAAAAAACAAGCACATCGATATGTGGTTTTAAATTGTCCATATGTCAAACCGTTCATTGA TGACTTCAAAGATTTTGTACGAAGACGATCTAAGGGTAGAAGGCCTTCAAATGTAGAGATAGAAAAAAGAGTCAATAaagattttgttacttggtttcctGCGCAG TTTATGAACCCAGATATTATGAATACTGTGCATGAGGATTTGAGATACTTAGCAAGGGGTCCATCACGATATGCCAAGAGGTTTTCTACATTTAGTATTAATGGGTTCTCCTTTCGAACTACCAATCGAGACAATGGGTTAAAGACCCAGAATAGTGGAGTTTTTTTAATGTCTTCAACTCCTTGTGTTGCTAGCGCTAGTGATGCTGATGTTAGGAATGCTGATTTGTCATATTATGGCAAACTAGAAGATATTATAGAACTAAACTACAATGGCCAATTTCGGGTTACTTTATTCAAATGTAAATGGGCTGACACCACTAGAGAACGGGGCTGTAGAAAGGATAATTGGGGTTTTACTTCTGTTAATTTTTCACAAGTAATACACAGTGGTGACCAAGAGGAGGATGATCCGTATATTGAAGCCTCACAAGCTCGAATGGTGTATTTTGTCAATAATGAAGTGAATAAAGATTGGAGTGTTGTCATGCATTTGAAGCCAAGAGATTCATATGATATGGGGGGAAATGAAGATGATGAAGCATGCGAGAATGAGCCATG A
- the LOC140183205 gene encoding uncharacterized protein, with product MAKQKRYKNLLKAAAAAHSLQDKSIAAANSSQDKSIAAANSSRDKSAASNASQVKSAAAANFSRNKLATAANFSRDKSAAAANSSRDKSATSNSSRDKLAASNSSRDKLTATNSSRDKSTTVASSSRDKSAASNSSEPSSVAPTISEHPSEPKRKRGRESKHYWTVDAIDEYEDTTRLHLLVKDVHNLPENLRIVVNFDRQHAAIGEAAGLLAGVCGQLATDCVAFPISFDKWSDIPESFFENQWNIFFQNLCKRNQEIRQKQIIPHTSGAKSIARRKAELTEETGKEVSRVQMWDITHKKIDGSYVNEKAKEIAEKIEAYSSQQAVESTVNSPLDALGVVLGKEHPGRVRGLGMGAVPTIAFKNNTTRISQMNLGSSNDAGTSSTCGPNVQEELDTVKAQLQALVSYIASKEGGKIPVELAGMFPTQQISQGLDQKSEIPSPRELGSRSSGASNKEA from the exons ATGGCAAAGCAAAAGAGGTACAAGAATCTGCTTAAAGCAGCAGCAGCTGCACATTCTTTACAAGACAAGTCAATAGCAGCTGCAAATTCTTCACAAGACAAGTCAATAGCAGCTGCAAATTCATCCCGAGATAAGTCGGCAGCTTCAAATGCATCACAAGTCAAGTCCGCAGCAGCTGCAAATTTCTCCCGAAACAAGTTGGCAACAGCTGCAAATTTCTCTCGAGACAAGTCGGCAGCAGCTGCAAATTCCTCCCGGGACAAGTCAGCAACTTCAAATTCCTCCCGGGACAAGTTGGCAGCTTCAAATTCCTCTCGAGACAAGTTGACAGCTACAAATTCCTCCCGAGATAAGTCGACAACAGTTGCAAGTTCCTCCCGAGACAAGTCGGCAGCTTCAAATTCTTCTGAGCCATCATCAGTTGCTCCAACTATATCTGAGCATCCATCCGAACCTAAACGTAAACGTGGGCGTGAATCTAAGCATTATTGGACTGTTGATGCCATAG atGAATATGAAGATACTACACGCCTTCATTTATTAGTGAAAGATGTGCATAATTTGCCAGAAAATTTGCGCATAGTTGTCAATTTTGATAGACAGCATGCAGCAATAGGAGAAGCAGCCGGACTCCTTGCAGGAGTTTGTGGGCAATTGGCCACTGATTGTGTAGCATTTCCAATCAGTTTTGATAAGTGGTCAGACATTCCAGAGagcttttttgaaaatcaatggaATATTTTTTTCCAA AATCTTTGTAAGAGGAATCAAGAAATTCGGCAAAAACAAATAATTCCTCATACTTCAGGTGCTAAATCAATTGCAAGAAGAAAGGCTGAATTG ACGGAAGAGACGGGAAAAGAAGTTAGTAGGGTTCAAATGTGGGACATCACTCACAAGAAAATAGATGGAAGTTATGTTAATGAAAAGGCTAAAGAAATAGCG gaGAAGATTGAAGCATATAGCAGTCAACAAGCGGTGGAATCAACCGTTAATTCTCCTCTTGATGCTCTTGGAGTAGTTCTTGGGAAAGAGCACCCTGGTCGTGTTCGAGGTTTAGGCATGGGAGCTGTTCCAACAATTGCTTTCAAGAACAACACTACAAGAATTAGTCAGATGAATTTAGGTTCTTCAAATGATGCTGGCACATCATCTACTTGTGGTCCAAATGTGCAAGAAGAGTTGGATACCGTTAAAGCGCAATTGCAAGCGCTAGTATCTTATATTGCTTCTAAGGAAGGAGGTAAAATTCCAGTGGAATTGGCTGGAATGTTTCCTACTCAACAAATTTCACAG ggaTTGGATCAAAAGAGTGAGATTCCATCACCAAGAGAGTTAGGAAGTAGGTCTTCTGGAGCGAGCAACAAAGAAGCATGA
- the LOC112785108 gene encoding protein EMBRYONIC FLOWER 1 yields the protein MMGSFVQVNSISIDLADAIGDKASAGKCQHFSIRGYVSEIRKKDWKKCWPFPVNESEENPSLPPLDVPTYRCFGCESCHQESVTKDMDKDGQTDFNCCSSGCKSDTNCGKAAVKSLISSCQIYIILKGKIVKSMLLEGLAFLLNTQILSLQEKELILKKSQVQESKRNLLKV from the exons ATGATGGGGTCTTTCGTCCAAGTTAACTCAATCTCCATAGATCTTGCCGATGCTATTGGGGATAAGGCATCAGCTGGAAAATGCCAACACTTCTCGATACG TGGTTATGTATctgaaataagaaagaaagactGGAAAAAATGTTGGCCATTTCCAGTAAATGAGTCTGAGGAAAATCCATCGCTTCCACCACTTGATGTACCAACATACAGATGTTTTGGTTGTGAGAGCTGTCATCAAGAAAGTGTAACTAAGGACATGGATAAAGATGGCCAAACAGACTTTAATTGTTGCAGTAGCGGTTGCAAATCTGATACAAACTGTGGTAAAGCAGCTGTCAAGTCACTGATAAGCAGCTGTCAAATATACATCATCTTAAAAGGAAAGATAGTGAAATCAATGCTTTTGGAGGGCCTAGCATTCCTTCTAAACACACAAATTCTATCTCTGCAGGAAAAGGAGCTCATCTTGAA GAAATCGCAGGTGCAAGAATCAAAGAGAAACCTGTTGAAGGTGTAG